AGGATAGTCCTCAAAGGCATTTCAAATGAAGCCTGGCGTCCCCTGCCAGCCAGCGAAAGCCTGGTTTCATTATCAACAGCATCACCTTCAAAAAACCATGCCGGAACCTGTGCTGCAGAAATACCTCTTGATATTTGACCCATGAAAAATCCCAATCCATGACTGAATCCATTATTAAGGCTTGCAAGTTGCACTACATGCCGCGTTTCATGCAATGCCAGTTGTGAAAGCCAGTCTTGCGAATATGTTTCCTGAGGTGCAGTTGTAATCAATTCCATCCTCCAGGGAGCCAGGGTCACATATCCGTTTGACAAAACGGATTGCGGCTGAAGCAATACCGGAATCTTTCTGAATCTTGGATTATATTTATCAACCGTGGGTGAATAATAATGTTGCATTAAATCAGCCATTTTAAAGGCATTTTGAGTCATATTCTCAGGGAATACCAACGTAAAATGACCGGTTTGAAGTTGTTTCCATTTAATCCGCGCAGGAGCCTCACCGGTGGAGTAAAATTGGGAATGAACAACAGGAAATGAAAATGCGTATATAAGAAAAATGAAAATAAATCGTTTCATAGCTGTTAAAAACGGTGTTAAAATTACACAAATGAAGACAGCCTGTATCCTTAACGGTCAGCAGTTTTGTTAGTTTTATTATTTTTGTACTTATATTAACATATTCCATTGAGAAGTTTCTTTACAGATAACGTTAACAGTATACTTGCCGCCATCAGCGTGCACTTGCTGATTGTACTGGTTTTCTTCTGGTTCAAGCTGGGCCAGATGGATGAGATTAAGAAAGACCAGGTTTTAGTCGAATTCAATGAGGTGGTTCAGCCTCCTCCTGAAGAACAAAAACCGGCTGAAAACGAACAATCTTCTGATGTAGCCGGTCAAGAGATGACGGCTTCAGAAAGACAGGCCCTTCATACAATGGCTTCCAATGAGGCCAGTAAACTGGATCCTAAAATAAGCACAAGCGAATATGAAAAGCAGGTGTTGCAGGAACTTGGCATTTCGAGTCTTAAGTCACCCGGTGCTGAAATGGAAAAAGAAGCGGCGCAAAAGGAAGCGGACGAAAATGCGATAGCCCGGCAGGAAAATGAAAAGAAGGATGCTGTAAGGGACCTTGACAGGCCGAACGTCATTCGGAAAGATAATACAACGGTTTCCTATTTTCTGGAGGGACGCTGGCACAGTTATATTTATATTCCCACCTACAAATGTCAGGGTGGTGGAACAGTGGTTCTTGATATAGTTATCAATCCCAACGGAAGGGTACTATCTGCCATTATCCAGGAGAATAAATCAACAGCAGATCCATGCCTGCGTGAAGAAGCATACCGGTCGGCTGTTTCAGCGCAGTTTAATGCCGATCCCAAAGCTTCTGCAAAACAGTTAGGATCCATTACATACGTTTTTCTGGCTCAATAATTATTCAGGATGACCGAATATACCGGTTCATATTTTACTGAAAACGAGATTTTGAGGCCTATTGAACTTTTCAGGCCGCAAATCTTTGAAAAAGGTCTCGTTATTTATGAGGTACTTCGCATGCAGGAGGGGAAGGCTCTCTTTTTTGAAGATCATTTCAGCCGCTTTCATCAATCTGTTTTGCTTTCGGGGTACAAACTGCCGGTTGAAGCGGAGGTTTTAAAGAAACGGCTTTCAGACCTGGCTGAAAAGAACAGGATCGATATGGGCAATGTTAAAATTATCGCCTTTTTCCATTCGGCTCAGGCTGATATATTTACCTTTTTTATACCTCACTCCTATCCTACGGAAGAAATGTACAGCCATGGTGTCGCTGCTGCCTTCTTTGAGGCTGAAAGACCGGATCCGAACATTAAAAAGATGCATCCTGACATGATCAGGCGTATTTCAGCATTTATTAAGGACCAGGAGATATATGATGTTCTCCTGGTTGACAAATCAGGTTGCGTTACAGAGGGCAGCAGGACTAATGTGTTTTTTATAAAAAACAACCAGGTGCTTACATCACCCGGTGACAAAGTTTTGAAAGGGATTACGCGCGAAAAGCTGATCTTTTTATGTAACAGGTTGCGGATACCGCTTGTTGAAAAGCCAATAACCCGGGCGGAAATTCAGACGGCCGGAGCAGCATTTTTTAGCGGCACCTCTCCGAAAATCCTGCCTATACGCTTCATATCGGGATGGAATTATAAAGTTACCGATCCGATCCTGGGGAAACTGATGCAGGCTTATGATGAACTTATCCAAAAGAATTTAAAAGCCGGTTAATTACCGGCTTTTTCATAACTACTTCCCTGTTGCATTCCTGTCTTCAGATTTTCATGCCCGAATGATTTGTCAAAAACCATGGCATAGGTGTCAGGATGCTTAAGCACATCAATGGCTTTTGCCAGTTCCGGATCTTCATTTAGAGTAGCCTGGATTCTCCCCTTCTGGTAATAATAGCGGCTTGCAATTTCCTCATAAAGAAGGCTTTCGATTTCGGATTTGAAAGTCTGAAGGTCCTTATCCTTATCATGGGCCAGCTTGGTTTTAAGTTTTGTAAATTCATCTATTGCCGGCTCATAGTATTTTTCCTGTTTTGCACTTTTAATCAGCGCCTCGAGCTTTTCATCGGTATCAGTCGTATAATCGTATTCCTTGCCCTTCAGAAATTCTATGAATTTATTGTACAGCCCATCATTCGGTTTCAGCTGATTGATAGATGAAACATTCGGATTGTTTGCTGCATATTGTGTGGCAAAATCGAATATAAGGTTTTTGGTGTACAGGCTAATTGCAATATCACTTGCAGGAGTAGCTTCAATTGGAATATCCGGAGTGATCCCTCCGCCGTCGAACACCTTTCTTCCGTGAAATGTGGTAAATTCATTTATCAGTGAGTCAGGAATGTACCCAACGCTCCCGTCGTCATTCCGATGAGAATAATCGACCGCCTGGATGCATCTGCCGCTTGGAATGTAATATTTTGCCGTAGTCACTTTAAGTTCGGAATTATAGCTTACCGGGCGTGTGGTTTGTACAAGGCCTTTCCCGAAAGTACGCTGCCCGACCATGACACCCCTGTCAAGATCCTGCATGGCCCCGGCTACAATTTCGGATGCAGAGGCTGAGCCCCTGTTTATAAGAACAACAAGGGGAATGATGGTATCAACGGGTTCCGACATTGTTTTGTACACATTATCCCACTGTTTTACCTTTCCGCGTGTGCTCACAATTTCCTG
Above is a window of Bacteroidales bacterium DNA encoding:
- a CDS encoding aminotransferase class IV, with amino-acid sequence MTEYTGSYFTENEILRPIELFRPQIFEKGLVIYEVLRMQEGKALFFEDHFSRFHQSVLLSGYKLPVEAEVLKKRLSDLAEKNRIDMGNVKIIAFFHSAQADIFTFFIPHSYPTEEMYSHGVAAAFFEAERPDPNIKKMHPDMIRRISAFIKDQEIYDVLLVDKSGCVTEGSRTNVFFIKNNQVLTSPGDKVLKGITREKLIFLCNRLRIPLVEKPITRAEIQTAGAAFFSGTSPKILPIRFISGWNYKVTDPILGKLMQAYDELIQKNLKAG
- a CDS encoding S41 family peptidase codes for the protein MKARFKRFKTSLLIVIPLVAVISFGFVSLKDKEFDIVKNLEIFVSLFNELDRFYVDDTNPDKLIKSAIDGMLTSLDPYTTYIPEEDMADFTFMTTGEYGGIGAQIRKAGNNAIILEPYENFPAQKAGLRAGDTILFIDGESTKGKEISAVSEKLKGTPNTSLKVVIKRPGMKESMEKTLVRQQITITNVPYYSIVDNGIGYIRLSGFTKDAGKETREALMKLKEQGAKSIILDLRGNPGGLLIEAVNVANIFVRRNQEIVSTRGKVKQWDNVYKTMSEPVDTIIPLVVLINRGSASASEIVAGAMQDLDRGVMVGQRTFGKGLVQTTRPVSYNSELKVTTAKYYIPSGRCIQAVDYSHRNDDGSVGYIPDSLINEFTTFHGRKVFDGGGITPDIPIEATPASDIAISLYTKNLIFDFATQYAANNPNVSSINQLKPNDGLYNKFIEFLKGKEYDYTTDTDEKLEALIKSAKQEKYYEPAIDEFTKLKTKLAHDKDKDLQTFKSEIESLLYEEIASRYYYQKGRIQATLNEDPELAKAIDVLKHPDTYAMVFDKSFGHENLKTGMQQGSSYEKAGN